TGTTGAGCAGCTACCGGGTGGCATAACGATGAACTCTTCACGTAAAAGGACCTTACGATGACCGAAGCGGCTCGCGTCGGCGATACCATCGGGCATTCCCATGCCCTGGCCGGCATGATTGCCGGCACCATTGTCGGCGGCCTGATCGCCGCCGCAGGCGCATTGGCGGCGGGTGCGCTGTTCGTCGCCGGCCTGGCGGCTTCTTGTGTCGGCGTCGGCGTACTGCTCATCGGCGCCAGCGTAGCGGTGGGGTATCTCACCGGGGAGGCGGCCACCGCGGCACGCGACGGCATTGCCGACGCCGGTGCCGGTAGCCTGACCCCCAAAGGCAATATCGTCACCGGCTCCCCCAACGTCTTCATCAACGGCAAACCCGCCGCGCTCGCCACCAACAGCCAGGTGGCCTGCAGCGACGACGGCCCGAGCATGCAGATGGCGCAGGGCTCCGACAAGGTCAGCATCAACGGCCAGCCCGCCTCGCGCGTGGGGGACAAAACCAACTGTGACGCCCAGGTGATGGAAGGCTCGCCCAACGTGTTTATCGGGGGCGGCACCGTCACCACCTTGCCGATCAAGCCCGAAGTGCCGGATTGGTTGTACAAGGTCTCTGACCTGACGCTGCTGTTCGCCGGTCTGGTGGGCGGCGCGGGCGGCGCCGCCGGCAAGCTGGGGGCGCTGGGCAAACTGCTGGGCAAGCTGCCCGGCATCAATAAACTGGCGCGCATCGCCTGCCGCGCCGGCACCCTGATGACCGCGACCGCCGCCGTCGGCATTATCGCCCGGCCGGTGGATATCGTCAGCGGCCAGAAATTCCTCGACGGCGAAGACGATCTCGATTTCGTGCTGCCATCGCGCCTGCCGGTTGCCTGGCAGCGCTATTGGCGCAGCGGCAACCCCGGCGACGGCGTACTGGGCCGCGGCTGGAACCTGTTCTGGGAGAGCAGCCTGCAGCCGTATCAGGACGGCCTGGTGTGGCGCGCGCCTTCCGGCGACTTCGTCGCTTTCCCCAGGGTGCCGCGCGGCCACAAAACCTACTGCGAAGCCGAAAAATGCTGGCTGATGCACAACGACGACGGCAGCTGGCAGCTGTTTGACGTCGGCGAACAGATTTTCCACTACCCGCCGCTGGCGGGCGACCAGCCGAGCCGGCTCAGCATGATCACCGACGCCATCGGCAACGCCACCTCGCTGTTTTACGACGACGAAGGGTTGCTGAGCGAACTGGTGGACAGCGCCGGGCAGCGCCTGATGTGCCGCTATGCGCAGGGCCGCCTGCGCGAAGTGGCGCTGCAAACCGCCGAAGGCGAACGGACGCTGGCGCGCTACGGCTACGATGAGCAGGGCCAACTGACGACGGTGAGCAACCGCGCCGGTGAGGTAACACGCCGCTTCGGCTGGCGCGACGGCCTGATGATCAGCCACCAGGACGCCGCCGGGCTGCTGAACGAATACCAATGGCAAGAGATCGACGGCGTGCCGCGCGTGACGGCCTACCGCAACAGCGCCGGGGAATCCCTTGAGTTCGGCTATGACTTCGCCGGCGGGTGCCGCAGCGCGGTGCGCGGCGACGGCAGGCGGGCGGAGTGGCGGCTGGATGACGACGACAACGTGGCGCAGTACACCGATTTCGACCAGCGTCGCTACGGTTTTATCTACCAACGCGGCGAGCTGTGCAGCGTGCTGCTGCCCGGCGGCGCGCAGCGCCAGAGCGAATGGGATCCCTACGGCCGCCTGCTGTCGGAGACCGATCCGCTCGGCCGCGTGACGCGCTATCAATATTCTCGCAACAGCGGCCGGCTGTTCGCCGTCGCGTACCCGGACGGCAGCAGTGAAGCGCAGCACTGGGACACGCTGGGGCGCCCGACGCGCTATGTCGATGCGCTGGGCAACGCCACGCTGTACCGCTATCCGGATGACGAAGAGAGCCTGCCGGCCGGCGTGATCGACGCGCTGGGCGGGGAAGTGAAGCTGGAGTGGGACGCCCGCGGCCAGCTGACGCGTTACACCGACTGTTCCGGCAGCGTCACGGCTTATACCTACGATGCGCTGGGGCAACTGACGGCGCAGACCGATGCCGAAGGCCACCAGACGCGCTACCTATGGGATAACGGCGGGCGCCTGCATACCCTGATCCACCCGGACGGCGGCGAAGAGCGCTTTAACTGGAATGCGCACGGCCAGCTGGCCGAACATCAGGACGCACTGGGCAGCCTGACCCACTGGCAGTACAACGCCCTGGGGCTGCCGGTCAGCATCACCGACCGCATCAACCGCACCCGGCGCTATCACTACAGCCCGCAGGGCTGGCTGACGCGGCTGGAGAACGGCAACGGCGGCGAATACCGCTTCAGCTACGATGCGGTGGGCCGCGTGCTGGCCGAAGAGCGCCCGGACGACACTCGCCACTATTATCGCTACGGCGCAGCCGGGCTGCTGGAGGAGCACCGCGAGGTCGGCCTGCCCGGCAGCGCGGGTGAGCTGACGCAGCGCGAACAGCGCTTCCGCTTCGACGAGGCCGGGCAGCTGGTCTGGCGCGGCAACGCCAGCGCGGAATGGCATTACCGCTTCGACGCCATGGGGCGGCTGCGCGAGCTGAACCGCCTGCCGACGGCGAGCGGCGCGGTGCTGGGCATCGAGCCGGACAGCGTGCAGATGCGCTATGACGCCGCCGGGCGGCTGCTCGGCGAACAGGGCGTGAACGGTGAGCTGCAATACCAGTGGGATGCGCTGGCCAACCTGCAGGCGCTGACGCTGCCGCAGGGCGATCGCCTGCAGTGGCTGTATTACGGCTCCGGCCACGCCAGCGCCATTAAATTCAACCAGCAGGTGGTAAGCGAATTCACCCGCGATCGCCTGCACCGGGAAACCGGCCGCAGCCAGGGCGCACTGCAGCAGCAGCGGCGTTACGACGCCATGGGCCGCCGCAGCTGGCAGAGCAGCGCCTTCGGCCACGATAAACTGACCCGGCCGGAAGACGGCGTGCTGTGGCGCGCTTATCGCTATACCGGCCGCGGCGAGCTGGCCGGGGTGAGCGACGCGCTGCGCGGCGAAGTGCACTACGGTTACGACGCCGAAGGCCGCCTGCTGCAACACCGCGAGCCCAATCAGGGCAAACCGGGCGCGCGGCTGGTGTACGATCTGGCGGATAACCTGCTGGGCGAACGCAGCCCGCAGAGCGACATCGACGCGCACCTGCCGCTGGCGCCGATCGCCGACAACCGGCTGACGCACTGGCAAAAACTGTTTTACCGTTACGACGCCTGGGGCAACCTGATCAGCCGGCGCAACGGCCTGTACGAACAGCACTACCGCTACGACGCCGACAATCGGCTGGTGCAGGCGCATGGCCGCGGCCCACAGGGCGAATTCGAGGCGCAGTACCATTACGATGCGCTGGGCCGCCGCAACCGCAAGGCGGTGCGCTACAAGGGCAAAACCGAACAGACGACCCGTTTCCTGTGGCAGGGTTACCGGTTGCTGCAGGAGCAGCGCGACGACGGCAGCCGCCGCAGCTGGAGCTACGATCCGGCCAGCCCGTGGAGCCCGCTGGCGGCGCTGGAGCAGGCGGGCGACAGCTGCTCGGCAGATATTTACTGGTATCACACCGATCTGAACAGCGCGCCGCTGGAAGTGACCGACGCGGCGGGCAACCTGTGCTGGTCCGGGCAATACGACACCTTCGGCAAGCTGCAGGGCCAGACGGTGGCCGGCGCGGCGAAGCGGCAGGGCGCGCAATATCAGCAGCCGCTGCGCTACGCCGGGCAATATCAGGACGACGAAAGCGGCCTGCACTACAACCTGTTCCGCTACTACGAACCCGAGGTGGGGCGTTTCACCACGCAGGATCCGATAGGGTTGCGTGGCGGGTTGAACCTTTATCAGTATGCGCCGAACCCGCTGATGTGGGTGGATCCGTTTGGGTTGACAGTGCAAACATTGATACACTACACCACTGAAGAAGGATTAAAAGGGATTTTAGATAGCGGTGAACTTAGGGCATCATCTGGGCCAATTCACGCTCGTTTTGGTGACGGGCAATACCTAACAGATATAAAACCAGAAAAAATTGGTGGCCGAACACTCAAAGAAGCAGCAGGGACAGGCAAGTTATCACTTGGGCAGGTAGCTCACAATTTATATGGTGACTCAAGGAAAATTAATAGTATTACACATTATGTAGAAATTGATGTCACTGGTTTGGATGTGTCTGAACCTAGACCAAATACATTCAGGGTTGCAAGCACGGGGAACCTTGATATATCTAAACGTATAGTTAAAAGTGGAAAAAGTTGTGGAAATTGATAAAAGCTACTATAAAGGTGCATGTGAGCTCATTTCTGGCGAAGGGAGGATCTATACTGAGTTTAATGGCGATGTTGCAACAAGACAAATAACTATAATAAATGATTTGTATTATTCATCCTCATCTTTGGAAGATTGGCACGAAGATATAGGTTTTTTACTTTATGATGGTAAGAAAAGTGAGCTTGATCTTTCTGAGTCAAAGTTGATAACTAGTCTTGAATTTGAAAGTGAATGGGATAAAGCAATCACCACTGATGTTTTGAATGACTATGTCAGTTTTAGTTATGGTGATGCATCTATTCCTTTGTCAAAATCTAAAATGATCATTCATATTGTGAATAATAAGGGTAAGTGGGGAAAAGGCTTTGTTGTTCCTCTTTCAAAACGATATCCAGCAGTAAAGGAAGAATATTTAAAGTGGTTCTCTGAAAAAAAGGATTTTTTTCTCGGGAATGTACAATTCATCTGTGTGAACGAAAATGAGCGGATATATGTTGCAAATATGTTGGCTCAGGATGGGCTAAAGAAAAGTAAAGATGATAATGCTCAGTATGTTTCATATGAAGCACTTAAAGAATGCCTAAGTTTGGTTTCTGATTATGCATTAAAAGAAAGGCTTAGTATACAATTGCCTATGATTGGTGCAGGATTGGGAGGTGGTGATTGGGATGCTATTTTTTCCCTAATCAAAGAGCGCTTAGCAAGAAAGAAAATAAAATGCAACATCGTTAAATTAGGTTGAATGAGAGTGACATGAACTTCTATACTTTCAGTAGCTTTACATTTGGCGATAACTTGATTTGTTTTCCCGATCCGAAATCAAGATTGTCCAGCTTTTTTATTTGGAATGAAGGTGATGGTAATTTCCTATCCTACTCACTGCCAAAAGGGAAAATGCCAAGCGTTTTGAGTAGTGACACTTTTAATTTGCATGACTATTTTCCTGCCAGTCTCGGAATTCAAATTTTTTCCAAAAGAGCTAAGGCTGTATTTGAACGTAAGGTTTCTTCTGAAATGTCATTCTATGAGTGCGCGGTAGAAAACGTAACTGAAACGATGTTTCTGTGTAAAGTGAATAATTATTTTTCAATTATTGATGAGGAAGCCTCGACGTTCAGAGAACTTGAGGATGGAAGCAAGCTCATTGATGTGCCTGCTTACAAGTGTGACAGGGAGTTCTTTATTGCTAGGGATAGCATCTATTGTGAAAGAATAATTGTCTCTCAGCAGTTTGTTGACCTATGTAATGAAGAACAGCTAAACATAGGCTTTGAGCGTTGCTAATTGACGTTCCCAAAAGATGCTCACTATCTTCTTACCCCCAAAACTAAATACCCAATGTGCCATTAATCAGGGTGCGACAGTGCCCGCCGATCCAGGGTTCGCCGTCAATAAAGCGCACGCTCACGCGGCCATCTCGATTCAGTTGGGTGCCCTGGCGCACCTGGTAGCCCTGTGCGGTCTGGCCGCCGTCGGGAAAGCGGTTAGCCTTCAATAAGCGCGCCAGGCAGGCGTTGGCGCTGCCGGTCACCGGATCTTCAATCAAGGCGCCGCATTCCACCATAAACGCGCGCATTTCGTAATCGGCCGGTTCGGTTGCGGAGCAGGCGCCATAGATCACCACGCCATCCACATCACACGCCGTTTGCAGCTGTTTAATCGTGGCCTGATCCGGCGTTACCGCCAGGCAGGATTGTGCATCAGGCAGGCGCACCATCAGCCAGCGGATGCCCATCTCGGCAATCACCGGCGGGGTGCCTGTTGCAATCACAGCGGGCCGTAAAGCGGCCATCAGCCGTTCTGTTTCCTCAGCCGCCATTGGGCGGAACTCAACGTCGGGCGCGGCGAACGCCAATGTGCCTTCCGGCTGGATATTGACCGCCACCAGGCCGACGCCGCATTCCTGCATCACCGTCCCAGGCCGTTTGGGTGCCAATCCGGCTTCCAGCAGGGCGTGGGCGGTGCCCAGCGTCGGGTGGCCGGCGAAGGGCAGCTCTTTTTCGGTGGTGAAAATGCGCACTTTATAATCCGCCGCCGGGTGCGTCGGTTTAAGCACAAAGGTGGTTTCCGAAAGATTGGTCCAACGGGCCAATGCCAGCATTTGCGCGGTGCTCAGCCCCTCGGCCTCCAGCACCACCGCCACGGGGTTGCCCTGCAGCGGCGTGCGGGTAAACACGTCCACCTGTTTGTAGGCGCGGGGTGTCACATCATCACTTCTGAGCATTGGCCATCATCCATTATCAACAAAACCTGATGATAACGATATTCGCCAATGGCTTCAAAGGGTTGAGTTTTGTTTTGAGATACCCGCCCGTCGCCATTTCAGCGTTGGCTTGGCGAACATCACCAGGTTGCCCAGCAGGATCAGGCACAGGCCCAGCACGGCGTTGAAGTGCCACTGATAGCCTTCGTAGATCGTTGAGATGGTCAGCCCCACCAGCGGGAACAACAGGGTGCTGTAAGCCGCCGCGCCGGCGCCGATGCGGCCGAGCAGGCTGAAATAAGCGGCGAAGGCGATCACCGATCCGAAAATTGCCAGGTACAGCAGGGAGCCGATATAGCGGCTGCTGTATTCCATCTGGAACGAGGCGCCCTGCGCCAAGGCGATCAGCGCCATCAACAGCGCGCCGTAGGTCATGGCGTAGGTGTTGGTGGAAAAGATATCCAGCCCGCGGCGCTGATGGCGCGTGCTGATCATGTTGCCCAGAGAGAAGCCGTAGGTGCCGAGCGCGCTCAGGCCGATGCCTTTGAGCAGCTCCGGCGCCATGCGGGTGGCGGCCAGATCTTGCCAAAACAGTGCCACGATGCCGGTCAACCCCAGCAGCGCCGCCGGCAGCAGGTTGGGGCTGGGGCGCTGGCGGAAAAACAGCAGGCTGTTGAGGGCGTTGAACAGTACCGCCATCGAGAAGATCACCGATTCCAGCCCGCTGCTGATGTAGGCGGCCGCGTGGTAGAAGCAGAAGAAGTTGAAGCCGAACACGCAGCAGCCCTGCAGCACGCAGAACATATGATCGCGCGGAGCGAGGCGGCGCAGGCGGCGCGTTAGCAGCAGCACGGCGAACATCACCGCGGCGGAAATGGCGAAGCGGTAAGCGATCGATACGGGAATGGCCACCGGCCCTTCCTGTTGCAGAGTGATCGCAATCCAGGTGGTGCCCCAAATCAGCACCACGGCGAGGTACAACAGCGCATTCATTCTATTTGTTACTCCGAAAAAACCGATGGCGCAGTATCCGCTTTGGCGCGCTTTGGCGCTTGCAGCGCTTTGCGCCCAGTTGCATATTCTTGCGCTTTTTTTGCCAAAAGCGCAGGGCGGCGGCTGGTATGCGGCGGCGCCACTCTTTACACTGTCGGCATGTCGAACAACGGGGCCGGCGATGTCCAACTATCAGGCGTTTGAAACACTGCGTGAACATAAGGCGCGGCTGCACGGCAGCGTGCTACTGGGCACCGGCGTGGAGCTGGCCGCCTGGTCCAACTGCAACGATCGCGTCACGCAGGAAAGCGCCGACCACCATACCCTGAGCCTGTACGTCGCCGACGGCTATGAGTGCTATCAGCAGGTGCCGGGCGGCTGGCGTAACGGCGGCGGGCCGGATCGGTTCTGCATCATGCCGCGCCAATATGCCTCCACCTGGGACGTGCGCAGCGATCTGTCGTTCGTGCACCTGTATTGCACCGACGGGCATCTGCGGCAGCTGGCGGAGCAGACCTGGGGTCGCAGCCCGGCGGCGATCAACGTAGAGCCGCGCAGCTTCGGCGAAGATCCGCAGATCACGCTGCTGTATCGCCAGTTTTTGCTCAACTGCGACTGGCGGGACAGCGCCAATCTGCTGGCGCTCAGCAGCGCGTCTAACCTGCTGATGTCGCATCTGATCCAGCGTTACAGTCAGCTGCAGTGGAAACTGCCGCAGGCGCGCGGCGGCCTGGCGCCTGCGGTGGCCAGGCGGGTGCGGGACTATATCGAAAACCACCTCGATCGGCCTTTGCTGTTGGCGGATCTGGCGGCGCAGGCCGGGTTGAGCGAATACCATTTCGCCCGCATGTTCAAGCACGCCACCGGGCTGGCGCCGCACCAGTTTGTGATGCGCGCCCGGCTGCAACGCGCGGAACGGCTGCTGCGACACAGCCAACAGCCGATCACCGAGATCGCGCTGGCGTGCGGCTTCAGCTCCGCCAGCCATTTCAGCAACCGCTTCAAGGCGGCCTATGGATTTGCTCCGCTGCAGGTGCGGCAGGGGCGCTAACCGGAAGGGAGAGCGGCATGGGTCAACAATTTGCCGGGCTGGGCGTGTTGTTTGTCGCCGGATTCGGGCCCGTCACGCGTGAGAGCGACGAGAGCAAGGCGTTTTATGTCGAGGCGCTGGGGCTGCCGCTCAAACCGATGCCAGGCAACGAAACCTATCTGCTGTCGGAGCAAGGCGCGCTCGACGGCGTGAAGCATTTCGCCCTGTGGCCGCTGGCGCAGGCGGCGCAGTCCTGCTTTGGCGACGATCGCTGGCCGGCGGATCTCGCGGTGCCGCAGGCGTGGATCGAGTTCGACGTGGCCGACATGGCGGCCGCCACCCAGGGGCTGGTCGATCGCGGTTATCGGCTGTTGGTCGCCAACCGCGAAGAGCCGTGGGGGCAGAGCGTTACCCGTTTGCTCAGCCCGGAAGGGTTGCTGGTCGGCGTCACCTATACGCCCTGGCTGCGGTAAACGCCACGCCGTTCGCCGCCGCCTGCCGGCGGTGGGCGGCTTAAGAACAAATACGCATTAGCTTAAAGCGGTCTGCGCTATAGACCCATCAAATCCCCGAGTGGTTTCCTTTCCTGGAAGCAGAAATTCCGTTCATTGCGTAAAAACCAATGGCCAGAACGCGCTATTACCATGCCATTTTACGGCGATTTTTCCCCGTCTTTTTTTGCCGCCAGGTGCCTGATAGGAATAGAGATTATTCTTATATTTCTGCCAATCGTTAAGAAATAATAATGATTATCGTTTTCAACCACGGAAAGGAGAAGGAACGATGAAAACAGTGAAGCGAACGGGCATCGCGCTGGCGATAGCCCTGACTTTCCCCCTGGCATTGCCCGCCGCTACGGCGGCGCAACCCTCCCTGACTAACAGTAAGGTGGCAACGATGACGGAAAAACACGGGCAGTTCATTGCGGTCGGTAAAGTGGTGCAGGTGACCTTCGGCGATTTCGCCTTCAAGCTGGATTTTACCGATGACAAGACCATGACCTTCACCGGCATCGGCGAGGCGTCGCAGGGCATCACCGACACCGTGCAATACACCGCAGTGGAGATTCGGCCGAAGGTCTATATGGTCTATTGGCACGAACCTCAGTCCGGCGACAACGTGACGCATATCGAGGACTTTGAGCGCGGCGAGGTGTACACCAACATCGCCGCCAAGGACGGCAGCTTCACCCATCTGAAAGGGCAGCTGAAAATCGTAGGTCACTCAGGAAAATAAGGAGCAGTTATGAAAAAGGCATTGATCACCTGTGCGATCGTCGGCGGCTTGCTGGCGAGTTACCCGGCGCTGTCAACGGATCAGGCGGCGTCTTACAAATCGGCCGGCAAAGGCGGTTATCATCATGCCCAGCAGAAGCTGAAGGTGGTGGAAGATCTGTACGCGGGCTTTTTCAACCGCCACGACATCGGCGTGGCGCAGAGGCTGATTGTGGAAAACTACAAGCAGCATAACCCGTTCGTCGGCGACGGCATCAAGCCGTTCCTGGATTTCTTCAGCCAGACCTTTAAGGACAATCCGCAGTACAGTGCCAAAATATACCGCAGCGCGGTCAACGGCGATCTGGTCTATGTTCACGTCAAATACCAAAATAACCCGCAGGATCGCGGCACCGCCAGCGTGGATATTTATCGGGTGAACGATCAGGGGAAAATCACCGAGCATTGGGACGTCAATCAGGATGTGCCGGAAAAATCGGCCAACGACAATACCATGTTCTGATCCGCAAGGGCCGCTGCGGCGGCCCTCAACACGCCCGCAACACTTTATTTACTTACATAAATATTAAATGACCGCCGCGTCGAGTAGGCTACGGCCGCCTTTGGCAGTGGTGGCACGGTTGATGGGCGTCATTGTCCCACCACTGCTTGAGGCGTTTCCCCGCATTTCCCGTTATCCCGCGCGTTGACTCTCCACTTTTTTGAACTGATGGCGCAGCTGCAGCGCATTGCAAAGCACCAACACCGCCGTCACGGCGAATACCCAACGGAACCCCATCATCGCCGAAATGCCCGAGCCCAGCAGTGGGCCGACGACGTTGCCCAGGTACATAAAGGATTGGTTGTAGCCGAAGATGCGCCCGGTCACCTGATCAGAGGAATACTTCAGCAGCAGCGCCTGCACCGCCGGCATCAGCGCGCCGTCGGCAAAGCCGAGCAGGAAGCGCAGAATGCCCAGCTGCAATGGCGTATTGACCCAGGCCATCACGGCGAACAGGCCGGTGGTGAACAGCAGCGCGGCGATCAGGATGCGTGCGGTGCCGATGCGATCGCCGAGCCGCCCGAGGCGCGGTGCCGAGATCAGCGCCGCAATGCCGGGCACGGCGGCGATCATGCCGCTGACAAAGGCGATATTGCTGACGTCGCCCGACAGCTCGCGGATGAACAGCGTCAGGATCGGGCTGATGGACGAGTTGGCCAGCTGGATCATCAGGGTACAAACGAACAGGGTGACGATCAGCGTCGGATAGGGCAGCGAACGGAATACCGCCTTGCCGCTCAGCTGATCCGCTTTTTTCACCGTGATGCGCCGCTCTTTAATCAGGAACAGCGTCACCAGGAAGCTGACGAACATCAGCCCGGCGGTGACGAAAAACACCACTCGCAGCCCCAGATGATCGGCCATCAGCCCGCCCAAGAGCGGCCCGGCGATCACGCCGGAGATCTGCCCGGTAGAGAGCGTACCCAGCGCCCAACCGCTTTTATCGCGCGGCGCCTGCGAGGCGACCAGCGCCATGGCGTTGGGAATATAGCCGGACGTCAGCCCCATCAGGGCGCGCAGCGCGAACAGCTGCCAGACGTTGGTGGCCAGCCCCTGCAGCGCGATGACGATCGCCATGCCCAGTGAGGCGCGCAGCAGCATCAGCTTGCGGCCTTTGCGGTCGGCCAGGCTGCCCCACAGCGGCGACACCACCGCCGAGACCAAAAAGGTGCCACTGAACACCAGACCGGACCACAGGCTGAGGGATTGGTGATCGCTGATGCCGAGCTGTTCGACGTACAGCGGCAGAAAAGGGAGGATTTGGCTCATCGCCAGCCCGGTGAAGAAACACCCGAGCCAGACCGAGATCAGATTAACTTTCCACGCTTCCATCGGCTTACCGTACCACGTTGAATAAGGAGGGATTTATTAAGCAAAATAATAATAACACTGCAAATTAATTGGCGAGGGGCAAATGCGTGAGCAAACGTAACCCTGCCGACGCAGTGTCTTTTTGCTATATATTAATAGCTATATTATCATAGGTAACTGGGTTAAGCCAGAGCGGCGCGGAGACCGCGCGATCCGGCGGTGTGAAAGCAGGGATAAACTGAACGCTATCGATTAATGCCAATGAAAAAAGATCATCCTGAAGACGTGACGC
The sequence above is drawn from the Serratia sp. FDAARGOS_506 genome and encodes:
- a CDS encoding multidrug efflux MFS transporter gives rise to the protein MEAWKVNLISVWLGCFFTGLAMSQILPFLPLYVEQLGISDHQSLSLWSGLVFSGTFLVSAVVSPLWGSLADRKGRKLMLLRASLGMAIVIALQGLATNVWQLFALRALMGLTSGYIPNAMALVASQAPRDKSGWALGTLSTGQISGVIAGPLLGGLMADHLGLRVVFFVTAGLMFVSFLVTLFLIKERRITVKKADQLSGKAVFRSLPYPTLIVTLFVCTLMIQLANSSISPILTLFIRELSGDVSNIAFVSGMIAAVPGIAALISAPRLGRLGDRIGTARILIAALLFTTGLFAVMAWVNTPLQLGILRFLLGFADGALMPAVQALLLKYSSDQVTGRIFGYNQSFMYLGNVVGPLLGSGISAMMGFRWVFAVTAVLVLCNALQLRHQFKKVESQRAG